One segment of Solanum lycopersicum chromosome 1, SLM_r2.1 DNA contains the following:
- the LEA14 gene encoding late embryogenesis (Lea)-like protein: MDLIDKAKNFVSEKIANMEKPEATITDVDLKGIGFDGLAFHAKVSVKNPYSVPIPIMEIDYVLKSATRVIASGRIPDPGSIKANDSTMLDVPVKVPHSVLVSLVRDIGGDWDVDYTLELGLIIDIPVIGNITIPLSYSGEYKLPTLSDLWKGGKEEEKKEDEEEKEDPSKVVEI; encoded by the exons ATGGATCTAATTGACAAGGCGAAGAATTTTGTGTCGGAGAAGATAGCCAACATGGAGAAACCGGAGGCAACCATCACCGACGTCGATCTTAAGGGGATCGGTTTCGACGGCCTTGCTTTTCACGCTAAAGTCTCCGTTAAGAACCCTTACTCTGTTCCTATTCCAATCATGGAGATCGATTACGTCCTCAAAAGCGCCACCAG GGTAATCGCATCAGGAAGAATTCCAGACCCAGGGAGCATAAAGGCAAATGACTCAACCATGTTAGATGTGCCAGTGAAGGTTCCCCACAGTGTGCTAGTGAGTTTGGTTAGGGACATTGGTGGAGATTGGGACGTCGATTATACCCTGGAATTGGGTCTCATTATTGATATTCCGGTCATTGGCAACATCACCATTCCCCTCTCTTATAGCGGCGAGTATAAGCTTCCTACATTGTCAGATTTATGGAAGGGtggaaaagaagaagagaaaaaagaagatgaagaggagaAAGAAGATCCATCAAAGGTTGTTGAGATATGA